The window TATGATCAGACGAAGTTGGTGGTGCGGTGAGGATGGAAACTCCGTCAATCGACCCGTGCTACCTGCCGAGCTTCATTTTTTTTCGGTACTCGCGGTTCAAGCGTGGGAGCTTTTCACACCACGTTGTTTATTACTTCGCAATCGCAGTACCCGCCCCAGTGGCGAATGGCTTTCAGCTTTGAATCTACCTTGGTGGATGAATGTTCAGACAGCCAATGGCGAGTCTGGTCGAGTGTGTGGTCGCATGACTTCTGGGAAAGTGCGCTTTCAAGAAAACTCCCGAGGCTTGCCAACTCCTCCGGACTGATCGGAAGCTCAGCCCATTTTTTCTCGTACTCCCTCAGCAAAGCCAAGCGCTTCAGATCCTTGGCCTCTCGTTGCGTAGAAAGTTGGATCGCCAGTTCGAGACTGGCTCGTGCCCCGGGATAGTTCAGCAGGCACTCTTGCGCTGTGCTTAGGAGTCGATGGGCTTCTGCCTCTCCGTTGTGCAGCGAGAGAAATTCTTGGATATCCGATTTGGCTTTCAGAAGCGCGGGAATGGCCTTGGGCGATGGGGCTCTCCGTTCATAC of the Acidovorax sp. 107 genome contains:
- a CDS encoding DUF2695 domain-containing protein; this encodes MTTIAQLRAQLISAQKLTGQSSYERRAPSPKAIPALLKAKSDIQEFLSLHNGEAEAHRLLSTAQECLLNYPGARASLELAIQLSTQREAKDLKRLALLREYEKKWAELPISPEELASLGSFLESALSQKSCDHTLDQTRHWLSEHSSTKVDSKLKAIRHWGGYCDCEVINNVV